A part of Flavobacteriaceae bacterium GSB9 genomic DNA contains:
- a CDS encoding fructosamine kinase family protein codes for MLNDLKTYLSDLLNQKITKISSVSGGDISSAYKIETDKQSFFLKANSNSNALDMFNIEAKGLKAIQNTYTIKTPQILACSSFKNQAFILMEFVDSKQASANDFENLGYQLAKLHQYHDEYFGLNHDNFIGSLPQRNSQHQSWTDFYIKERLLPQLKLAQSKNLLRHEEIPTAESMSKALSSLFENIKPSLLHGDLWSGNFLISNEGTPFLIDPAVYYGHSEVDIAMSKLFSGFGERFYEAYAEIIPFSNETTSRIEIYQLYYLLVHLNMFGRSYYGSVKSILSKHF; via the coding sequence ATGCTAAACGATTTAAAAACATATCTTTCAGATTTACTGAACCAAAAAATCACCAAGATTTCGTCGGTTTCTGGCGGTGACATTTCGTCCGCATATAAAATTGAAACGGATAAACAGTCCTTCTTTTTAAAAGCAAATAGCAACTCGAACGCCTTGGATATGTTTAACATTGAAGCCAAGGGTTTAAAAGCTATTCAGAATACCTACACTATAAAAACCCCACAAATTTTAGCTTGCAGTTCTTTTAAAAACCAAGCTTTTATTTTGATGGAATTTGTTGATTCCAAACAAGCATCAGCAAACGATTTTGAAAATTTGGGATACCAATTGGCCAAATTACACCAATATCATGATGAATATTTTGGATTGAACCACGATAATTTTATTGGCAGTTTGCCTCAAAGAAACTCACAACATCAATCTTGGACCGACTTTTATATAAAAGAGCGCCTATTGCCCCAACTAAAATTAGCCCAATCTAAAAACTTGCTCCGGCATGAAGAAATCCCTACAGCAGAAAGCATGTCAAAAGCACTTTCTTCATTATTTGAAAACATTAAACCATCGTTACTTCATGGAGATTTGTGGAGCGGTAATTTTTTAATTTCAAATGAAGGCACGCCATTTTTAATCGACCCGGCAGTGTATTATGGACATAGCGAAGTGGATATTGCAATGAGTAAACTCTTTAGTGGTTTTGGCGAGCGCTTTTATGAGGCTTATGCCGAAATCATTCCCTTTTCAAATGAAACTACTTCCAGAATCGAAATTTACCAACTATACTATTTGCTGGTGCATTTAAATATGTTCGGCAGGTCTTATTATGGTTCGGTAAAATCCATACTTTCTAAACATTTCTGA